From the genome of Candidatus Paceibacterota bacterium, one region includes:
- a CDS encoding transposase: MKKRDYKNSAEGTFVHVYNRGNNREKIFHDEKDYKAFAFRVGLALGIERETLQKEDLLSFPHSRIRINAGADLFKLHSFCLMPNHFHLLIEQCGETEIAKIISQISTSYAMYLNKKYHRVGHVFQERYKAVVIESDPQLLWTSSYIHMNPVKANIVKHPGEYTWSSYQDFTKKRNLPIIHTDFLLPMFGAKDFEKETLALFLKSEESPY, encoded by the coding sequence ATGAAAAAGAGAGATTACAAAAATAGTGCGGAGGGTACTTTCGTGCATGTTTACAACAGAGGAAATAATCGAGAGAAAATTTTTCATGATGAAAAGGACTACAAAGCTTTCGCTTTTCGAGTCGGACTCGCCCTAGGCATTGAAAGAGAAACTCTTCAAAAAGAAGACCTGCTGTCATTCCCCCACTCTCGAATTAGAATCAATGCAGGAGCTGATCTCTTCAAACTTCATTCATTTTGTCTCATGCCAAATCATTTCCATTTATTGATTGAACAATGCGGAGAGACAGAAATAGCAAAAATCATTTCCCAAATATCCACGAGCTATGCGATGTATCTCAATAAAAAATATCATAGAGTCGGGCATGTATTTCAGGAGAGATATAAAGCTGTAGTCATCGAATCCGATCCGCAACTCCTTTGGACTTCATCTTATATCCATATGAATCCGGTCAAAGCAAATATCGTAAAACACCCTGGTGAATATACATGGAGCAGTTACCAAGATTTTACAAAGAAAAGAAACTTACCGATTATCCACACAGATTTTTTACTACCAATGTTCGGAGCGAAAGATTTCGAAAAAGAGACACTTGCCCTCTTTCTGAAATCCGAAGAATCCCCTTATTAG
- the rpsQ gene encoding 30S ribosomal protein S17 — MAEQVTKTEKKAEGKLFTGKVASNKMAKTVVVEVMRYVKHPKYQKFLKKIKRYKAHAEGTYEVGQTVTIQECRPMSKDKSFIVIK; from the coding sequence ATGGCTGAACAAGTAACCAAAACAGAAAAGAAAGCAGAGGGGAAACTTTTTACCGGCAAGGTGGCATCAAACAAGATGGCGAAGACCGTCGTCGTCGAAGTGATGCGATATGTAAAGCACCCAAAGTATCAGAAATTCTTGAAAAAGATAAAGCGATATAAAGCGCACGCGGAAGGAACATACGAAGTAGGTCAGACTGTTACCATTCAGGAATGCCGACCGATGTCCAAAGACAAGTCATTCATCGTCATAAAATAA
- the rplW gene encoding 50S ribosomal protein L23, which yields MAIFAKKEEVKKKAKVVETEVAVVKAPSTKPHADLSHIVLHPRVTEKSSQEAEKNIYVFSIAHSATKATVASSIKEMYKVTPTKVNIVFTPAKKVFVRGKVGMKTRVKKAYVFLKKGDKIEFV from the coding sequence ATGGCTATTTTCGCTAAAAAAGAAGAGGTAAAAAAGAAAGCAAAGGTTGTGGAAACAGAAGTTGCTGTTGTAAAAGCGCCTTCGACGAAGCCTCATGCTGACCTTTCTCATATCGTCCTTCATCCTCGAGTGACTGAAAAATCATCACAAGAAGCTGAAAAAAATATCTATGTATTTTCTATTGCTCACTCTGCAACAAAGGCTACTGTCGCGTCTTCGATAAAAGAGATGTATAAAGTGACGCCGACGAAGGTAAACATTGTTTTCACCCCTGCAAAGAAAGTGTTTGTCCGAGGGAAAGTGGGGATGAAAACACGAGTGAAGAAAGCATATGTTTTTCTGAAAAAAGGCGACAAGATTGAATTTGTATAA
- the rpsS gene encoding 30S ribosomal protein S19 produces the protein MTRSLKKGPYIDPKLLKKIEGKTPQTTGLIKTWSRRSQIAPEMVGFKFGVHNGREHLEVLVSEEMVGHRLGEFSHTRKFIRHGGKMQKELEMKKKEAEVAAAQAAKGSADTKK, from the coding sequence ATGACACGATCGCTCAAAAAAGGCCCTTATATTGACCCGAAACTCTTGAAAAAGATTGAAGGCAAAACTCCCCAGACAACTGGGCTTATTAAGACTTGGTCACGACGCTCACAGATCGCACCGGAGATGGTAGGTTTTAAATTTGGCGTTCACAACGGCCGAGAGCATCTCGAAGTTCTTGTCTCTGAAGAAATGGTGGGCCACAGACTTGGAGAATTCTCACACACACGCAAATTCATCCGACACGGAGGTAAGATGCAGAAAGAACTTGAAATGAAGAAGAAAGAGGCAGAAGTCGCTGCTGCTCAAGCTGCAAAGGGCTCTGCTGATACTAAAAAATAA
- the rpsC gene encoding 30S ribosomal protein S3, which yields MTHIVHPYSHRLGIIRDWKSRWFSDGKGYRASLKVDVLLREYLAVKFRGMFVSGVDIERNQKTMRVIIKTSRPGVLIGRNGEGQVKLRNDILKQFARWGVKTKEELKIDVVEIRSPESNAAIVAQMVADSLEKRMPFRRVAKQIVEKVMANRDVLGVKVGLSGRLGGADMARREKIKKGRIPLQTFRADIDFAREKAHMSYGDIGIKVWIYKGEVFSDKKPAAK from the coding sequence ATGACACACATTGTTCATCCATATTCACATAGACTTGGCATCATCAGAGACTGGAAGAGTCGATGGTTTAGTGATGGCAAAGGATACCGCGCATCTCTCAAGGTGGATGTACTCTTGCGAGAATACTTGGCAGTCAAATTCCGAGGAATGTTCGTGAGCGGAGTTGATATCGAACGAAATCAAAAGACAATGCGAGTTATCATCAAAACTTCTCGACCAGGCGTGCTCATCGGACGAAACGGAGAGGGTCAGGTAAAACTTCGAAATGATATTTTAAAACAATTTGCTCGATGGGGAGTAAAGACAAAAGAGGAATTGAAAATTGATGTTGTTGAAATTCGTTCTCCAGAATCAAATGCCGCTATCGTTGCACAAATGGTTGCCGACTCTCTTGAAAAAAGAATGCCTTTCCGACGTGTTGCAAAACAGATCGTTGAGAAAGTTATGGCAAATCGAGACGTGCTCGGAGTGAAAGTAGGTCTTTCAGGGCGCCTAGGAGGTGCTGATATGGCACGACGAGAAAAGATCAAGAAAGGACGAATCCCTCTTCAGACATTCCGCGCTGATATTGATTTTGCACGAGAGAAAGCTCATATGAGTTACGGAGATATTGGAATCAAAGTTTGGATATACAAAGGAGAAGTTTTTTCCGATAAAAAGCCAGCCGCTAAATAA
- the rpmC gene encoding 50S ribosomal protein L29, with protein sequence MEIKDTNEKELNRMLTEKRAGLQKFRFGVSGSKTKNVREGRVLRKDIARILTQLNTKTK encoded by the coding sequence ATGGAAATCAAAGATACAAACGAAAAAGAATTGAACCGAATGCTCACTGAAAAGCGAGCAGGTCTTCAGAAATTCCGATTTGGAGTTTCAGGAAGCAAGACAAAGAATGTTCGAGAGGGAAGAGTGTTGCGAAAAGATATTGCTCGAATTTTGACTCAACTCAACACAAAGACTAAATAA
- the rplC gene encoding 50S ribosomal protein L3 — MKFVLGQKVNMTQVFDENGALHPGTIISCGANVVTQVKTDEKDGYKAVQIGYGTRNPKNVNKAQKGHTKELGNFSNFREFAGVSDLKVGDTLSPALFKVGEKVVITSVSKGKGFQGVIKRHGFGGGRRTHGQKHSEREPGSIGGGLRTRVPKGMRMGGRMGQDTITSKGMTVLMVDEAKREIIIGGAVPGRRGTLVEIKA, encoded by the coding sequence ATGAAATTCGTCCTAGGACAAAAGGTAAATATGACGCAAGTCTTCGATGAAAACGGGGCACTTCACCCTGGAACGATTATTTCCTGTGGCGCAAACGTTGTTACTCAAGTGAAAACAGACGAAAAAGACGGCTACAAAGCTGTACAAATCGGCTACGGCACTCGAAACCCAAAGAACGTAAACAAGGCTCAAAAAGGCCACACAAAAGAGCTTGGAAATTTCTCTAATTTCCGAGAATTCGCAGGCGTTTCAGATTTGAAAGTCGGCGACACACTTAGCCCAGCACTTTTCAAAGTTGGGGAGAAAGTCGTCATCACTTCTGTTTCAAAAGGAAAAGGTTTCCAAGGTGTTATCAAGCGACACGGCTTCGGCGGAGGACGACGAACTCACGGGCAGAAACACTCTGAACGAGAACCTGGTTCTATTGGAGGAGGGCTTCGAACTCGTGTTCCAAAAGGAATGAGAATGGGAGGCAGAATGGGACAAGACACGATTACTTCAAAAGGTATGACTGTGCTTATGGTTGACGAAGCAAAACGAGAAATTATTATCGGCGGAGCGGTTCCAGGACGACGAGGAACACTTGTTGAGATCAAAGCCTAA
- the tuf gene encoding elongation factor Tu, with the protein MAEFNRSKPHVNVGTIGHVDHGKTTLTAAILNSLHLSGQTVKLKKVDEIDSAPEEKARGITIALSHNEYETATRHYAHIDAPGHADYIKNMITGAAQMDGAILVIAATDGVMPQTREHVLLAKQVGVPKIIVFLNKVDMVDDKDLVDLVEEEVRELLTKQGFDGKGAPVIRGSALKALEATSKDDEWVKKILELTNALDTYIPVPKRETDKPFLMPIEDIFSIEGRGTVVTGRIERGMVKVGEEVEIVGIKPTAKTAVTGIEMFNKQLSEGMAGDNAGILLRGTRKEDVHRGQVIAKPGSVTPHTEFTSEVYILKKEEGGRHTPFFTGYKPQFYFRTTDVTGEVTLPEKTEMVMPGDTITFKVKLVAPIALEDQQRFAIREGGKTVGAGVVTKVIA; encoded by the coding sequence ATGGCAGAATTTAATCGCTCGAAGCCTCACGTAAACGTCGGTACCATCGGTCACGTTGACCACGGGAAGACAACTCTTACTGCGGCAATTCTTAACTCACTTCATCTCTCTGGACAAACAGTGAAGTTGAAAAAAGTTGACGAAATTGACTCAGCGCCTGAAGAAAAGGCCCGAGGTATTACGATCGCCCTCTCTCACAACGAATACGAAACAGCAACTCGACACTACGCTCACATCGACGCTCCTGGACACGCCGACTATATTAAGAACATGATCACCGGTGCCGCACAAATGGACGGTGCTATTCTCGTTATCGCAGCTACTGACGGAGTGATGCCACAGACTCGTGAGCACGTTCTCCTCGCAAAGCAGGTTGGAGTGCCAAAGATCATCGTCTTTCTAAACAAAGTAGACATGGTTGATGACAAAGATCTCGTAGACCTCGTTGAAGAAGAGGTTCGAGAACTCCTTACAAAGCAAGGCTTTGATGGAAAAGGAGCTCCTGTTATTCGAGGTTCAGCACTCAAAGCTCTTGAAGCAACATCAAAAGACGATGAATGGGTAAAGAAAATTCTTGAACTCACCAACGCTCTTGATACCTATATCCCAGTTCCAAAGCGAGAAACAGACAAGCCTTTTCTTATGCCTATCGAAGACATCTTCTCGATTGAAGGACGAGGTACTGTAGTGACTGGAAGAATTGAAAGAGGAATGGTGAAAGTTGGAGAGGAAGTTGAAATCGTTGGTATCAAGCCAACAGCAAAGACTGCTGTGACTGGTATTGAAATGTTCAACAAACAGCTTTCAGAAGGTATGGCAGGAGACAACGCTGGAATTTTGCTCCGAGGTACTCGAAAAGAAGACGTACACCGAGGTCAGGTTATCGCAAAGCCAGGTTCAGTTACTCCTCACACAGAATTTACTTCAGAAGTGTACATCTTGAAGAAAGAAGAAGGCGGACGACATACTCCGTTCTTCACTGGTTACAAGCCACAGTTCTACTTCCGAACAACAGACGTGACTGGAGAAGTGACTTTGCCAGAAAAGACAGAAATGGTTATGCCAGGAGATACGATTACTTTCAAAGTAAAATTGGTTGCTCCGATTGCTCTTGAAGATCAACAGCGATTTGCTATCCGAGAAGGAGGCAAGACTGTGGGTGCCGGAGTTGTAACGAAAGTCATCGCCTAA
- the rplB gene encoding 50S ribosomal protein L2, giving the protein MKTYKPTTASRRGMTGINYREFLTASEPLKSLTSGFKRDVGRNSFGRLTVRHKGGGHKRLFRDVDFRYNKKDVPAKVLTIEYDPNRTGFIALVQYQDGEKRYVLAPKSMKVGDSFVVSEKAPVKMGNRMPLKKIPVGTFVYNVELKPGNGGKLGRSAGNYIEVVAQDANYTHLKMPSTEIRRVHEECYACVGEVSNDENRLVNIGKAGRSRWLGIRPTVRGTAMNPVDHPHGGGEGRQGRGSRRQKTSYGKPTGKGQKSRRAKKYSNIFIVSRRKVGKGKNKK; this is encoded by the coding sequence ATGAAGACCTATAAACCAACAACAGCATCACGACGTGGAATGACCGGTATCAACTACCGAGAGTTCCTTACTGCGTCAGAGCCTTTGAAATCGCTCACGTCAGGTTTTAAGCGAGATGTGGGACGAAACAGCTTTGGCCGTTTGACTGTGCGCCACAAAGGAGGCGGACATAAGCGACTTTTCCGAGATGTTGATTTTCGATACAACAAGAAAGATGTTCCTGCAAAAGTGTTGACCATTGAATACGATCCAAACCGAACTGGTTTCATCGCACTCGTACAATATCAGGATGGAGAGAAGCGCTATGTGCTCGCTCCAAAGTCTATGAAAGTTGGTGATTCATTCGTCGTTTCTGAAAAAGCTCCTGTAAAAATGGGCAATCGAATGCCTCTCAAGAAAATTCCAGTTGGTACTTTTGTATATAACGTAGAACTTAAACCCGGAAATGGTGGAAAGCTCGGCCGCAGCGCTGGAAACTACATCGAAGTTGTTGCGCAGGACGCCAATTACACTCACCTCAAAATGCCTTCGACAGAAATTCGACGAGTACACGAAGAGTGCTACGCATGTGTCGGTGAAGTTTCAAATGATGAAAATCGTCTTGTAAATATCGGTAAAGCAGGACGTTCTCGATGGCTTGGTATCCGACCGACAGTGCGAGGTACTGCTATGAACCCGGTAGACCACCCACACGGAGGAGGTGAAGGACGACAAGGACGAGGAAGCCGACGACAAAAGACTTCATATGGAAAGCCGACAGGAAAAGGACAGAAATCCCGCCGAGCAAAAAAATATTCAAACATTTTCATCGTCTCTCGACGAAAGGTGGGGAAGGGGAAGAATAAGAAATAA
- a CDS encoding fibronectin type III domain-containing protein translates to MSHSHAVNPARIVAIIGGILALAALAFSFALPVHAAVSDARIHAYQASILPPGVVGPFGPLTKALTLKKYGVTTVPALQTILIGKKLLYLVHVTSLFGPLTIEAVIRDFEAGGTVSGNFPPGCTSASGYSTLTGFACVSLPGGGTGPCSGGALFNNITGASCFASLPAGCTLTTKYSPLSGSLCVASGGGSGGGGGGGSGGHSGGSYTPVFSSIELTTSSSLTVGTNGTIQFTATAKDQKNNDLRTQPSSFTWYATGGTINSSGLFRAPSSITGTSLPVTVSAYSGTIIGTKEVTVSNAAQVFTSISVTPETASVTVNGTQQFTATALDQFTHALSTQPAYSWTTTAGTISSGGLLTAPGTARTVTVTASSGGKSDTATVTVNATSAPTITSVSPTSVTAGVATPAVISGTNFSTDAAHPNLITLVNTANGTPYQTQASSANGTSLSYTIPAVVAGTYSLSVSIVGGTNSSNSKTITVNATGTPTPSVTLTVAASSLPSGNGTYLTWTSSNVTSCTGTNFTTANGSVTSGATYNSTGIYTGLLTQSKTYTITCTGSYGTVTDSKTVTITTTPSAPTITSVSPTSVTAGVATPAVISGTNFSTDAAHPNLITLVNTANGTPYQTQASSANGTSLSYTIPAVVAGTYSLSVSIIGGTNSSNSKTITVNATGGGADVTAPTSPTSFTASGIGNNSLSLYWSGATDNTGGSGVASYTITRSPSGTGSTLTFNGASNSGTGVASLSACTTYTFSITATDGAGNVSSPAKTVTATTTGCPTTASIDVAGSTSLTQNTTYTYTFTAKNASGVALSPQPAFDYFTSSVSGTIGGTAGAATRTYTPTATGSGMLTIHSADGVYKYVNITVGPAADTTAPVWSGSSTFTTSNVTSNSLTLNWSGASDNSGGTVNYQITSSPNSSVNGNQISGPVGSMNVTGLTAGVTYTFSIDPIDNSGNVGIRKSFPPVTTPATPSISSISPGSGHPGTMVTINGPVAFPYGTVYFGNYSSVTGTVNGNNVTFQVPTGAPIGSYVIKVYIGGTAQFTNTAVFNVTSLSVAPTTSSVASVLESFGHLLGF, encoded by the coding sequence ATTCGAGACTTTGAAGCTGGTGGAACAGTTTCAGGAAATTTCCCGCCAGGATGTACCAGCGCTTCAGGCTATAGCACGCTGACTGGTTTTGCGTGCGTGTCATTGCCGGGAGGAGGAACTGGTCCATGCAGTGGGGGCGCGTTGTTCAATAATATAACTGGTGCAAGTTGTTTCGCTTCGCTCCCAGCTGGCTGTACGCTTACAACAAAATACAGCCCATTAAGTGGTTCTCTTTGTGTAGCTTCGGGAGGTGGTAGTGGTGGCGGAGGTGGCGGTGGAAGTGGTGGTCATAGTGGCGGTTCCTACACACCCGTTTTCAGTTCTATCGAATTAACAACTTCTTCGAGCCTTACTGTTGGGACAAATGGAACAATACAATTTACCGCAACTGCGAAAGATCAGAAAAATAATGATCTTCGCACACAGCCGTCCTCGTTCACTTGGTATGCGACTGGGGGGACAATTAACTCAAGCGGTCTCTTTAGAGCTCCCTCAAGTATAACGGGCACGTCACTTCCGGTGACAGTGAGCGCTTATTCCGGAACGATAATCGGTACAAAAGAAGTTACGGTGTCAAACGCAGCTCAAGTCTTTACTTCTATCTCTGTTACTCCAGAAACTGCTAGTGTCACAGTTAACGGAACCCAGCAATTTACTGCAACTGCCTTAGACCAGTTTACCCACGCGTTATCTACACAACCCGCCTATTCTTGGACTACGACTGCGGGGACTATTTCAAGTGGAGGACTTCTCACAGCTCCGGGGACTGCGCGTACGGTAACGGTGACAGCTTCTTCTGGCGGTAAAAGTGATACTGCAACTGTTACGGTGAACGCTACCTCAGCTCCAACCATCACTTCCGTTTCCCCAACATCGGTAACAGCGGGAGTAGCGACACCTGCGGTCATTAGCGGTACTAATTTTTCCACTGACGCGGCTCACCCAAACTTGATAACCCTCGTAAATACTGCCAACGGAACGCCCTACCAAACTCAAGCTTCCTCAGCAAACGGGACGTCTCTAAGCTACACCATTCCAGCAGTTGTAGCGGGCACGTATAGTTTGTCAGTTTCTATTGTTGGTGGAACGAACAGCAGTAATTCTAAAACAATTACGGTGAATGCTACCGGTACACCAACCCCTTCCGTCACCCTGACCGTCGCAGCAAGTTCACTGCCATCTGGAAATGGAACGTATCTCACTTGGACATCTTCCAACGTCACTTCATGTACGGGAACCAACTTTACTACAGCGAACGGATCGGTTACATCAGGTGCAACTTACAATTCTACTGGTATTTATACAGGTCTCCTCACGCAATCAAAGACATACACCATCACGTGTACCGGATCATACGGAACGGTTACAGATTCGAAGACGGTGACGATTACCACTACGCCCTCAGCTCCAACCATCACTTCCGTTTCCCCAACATCGGTAACAGCGGGAGTAGCGACACCTGCGGTCATTAGCGGTACTAATTTTTCCACTGACGCGGCTCACCCAAACTTGATAACCCTCGTAAATACTGCCAACGGAACGCCCTACCAAACTCAAGCTTCCTCAGCAAACGGGACGTCTCTAAGCTACACCATTCCAGCAGTTGTAGCGGGCACGTATAGTTTGTCGGTTTCTATTATTGGTGGAACGAACAGCAGTAATTCTAAAACAATTACGGTGAATGCTACAGGTGGAGGTGCCGACGTCACTGCGCCCACTTCTCCTACAAGCTTTACTGCTTCAGGTATAGGCAACAATAGTCTCTCACTTTATTGGAGCGGAGCAACCGACAACACTGGTGGTAGTGGAGTCGCAAGTTACACCATCACCCGTTCTCCGAGCGGTACCGGCAGTACCCTTACTTTTAATGGCGCTTCGAATAGTGGGACTGGTGTTGCAAGCCTCTCCGCTTGTACAACGTATACTTTCTCGATCACAGCCACTGATGGTGCTGGCAATGTCAGCTCTCCTGCAAAGACGGTTACGGCGACGACTACGGGTTGTCCAACCACCGCCTCCATCGACGTAGCAGGATCAACCAGTCTCACACAAAATACGACATACACATATACATTCACTGCAAAAAATGCATCTGGCGTCGCCCTTTCTCCACAACCTGCCTTCGACTACTTTACCTCATCTGTTTCAGGAACTATCGGAGGAACCGCAGGTGCTGCAACAAGAACTTACACTCCAACTGCTACCGGCAGTGGAATGCTGACAATTCACAGCGCTGATGGTGTATACAAGTATGTCAATATTACGGTGGGTCCCGCTGCAGACACAACGGCTCCTGTCTGGTCGGGCTCTTCCACCTTTACCACCTCCAACGTAACATCAAATAGTTTGACCTTGAATTGGAGCGGAGCAAGCGATAATTCCGGAGGTACTGTGAACTACCAGATAACAAGTTCGCCTAACAGTAGTGTTAATGGAAATCAGATTAGCGGTCCTGTCGGGAGCATGAATGTGACGGGATTAACAGCGGGTGTTACCTATACATTCTCGATTGATCCCATAGATAATTCAGGGAATGTTGGTATTAGAAAGAGTTTTCCTCCTGTTACCACGCCAGCAACGCCCTCAATCAGTTCTATTTCACCAGGGTCAGGGCATCCAGGAACAATGGTTACGATTAATGGTCCGGTGGCGTTCCCTTATGGAACAGTCTATTTTGGAAATTATAGTTCTGTTACTGGTACGGTTAATGGTAATAATGTTACATTCCAAGTTCCCACTGGTGCCCCAATTGGTTCGTATGTAATCAAGGTCTATATAGGAGGAACTGCTCAATTTACTAATACAGCAGTCTTCAATGTGACAAGTCTTTCCGTTGCTCCGACTACCAGTAGTGTCGCTTCGGTTCTTGAATCCTTCGGGCATCTCTTAGGGTTCTAG
- a CDS encoding PGDYG domain-containing protein — MTEQAPEPITFKEINRHAPEIMQGLENAPIFKKQGEMRAEIAKGGEEIITKLTDGTTETKNVAKAGDAIITNPGGERYVIDGIKFAKRYEPKAGEPGVYSAKGYCKAIDNPFNSPVTMMASWGEMQNGAADCLIADTYDIDTKAMGGEPYIIARAEFNQTYKLAE; from the coding sequence ATGACAGAACAAGCGCCGGAGCCCATAACTTTTAAAGAAATTAACAGACATGCACCGGAAATTATGCAGGGACTTGAAAATGCTCCTATCTTTAAAAAACAAGGAGAAATGAGAGCTGAGATCGCCAAAGGGGGAGAGGAAATAATTACAAAATTAACAGACGGAACAACTGAAACGAAAAATGTAGCGAAAGCAGGTGATGCTATTATTACAAACCCCGGTGGCGAACGATATGTTATTGACGGAATAAAATTTGCAAAAAGATATGAACCAAAAGCCGGAGAGCCAGGAGTATATTCGGCAAAAGGATACTGTAAAGCAATCGATAATCCTTTTAATAGCCCAGTTACGATGATGGCATCCTGGGGAGAAATGCAGAATGGTGCTGCTGATTGTCTTATCGCTGATACTTATGATATTGATACAAAGGCAATGGGGGGGGAACCTTATATAATTGCTCGCGCGGAATTTAATCAAACTTACAAGCTGGCAGAATAA
- the rpsJ gene encoding 30S ribosomal protein S10 yields MSKLRIRVRAYEYKILDLSVKQIIDTALRYDAKVVGPVPLPTEINKYTVNRSAFVYKNAREQFEMRVHKRLIDILNPSGKIIEALTNMNLPSGVDIDVKIL; encoded by the coding sequence ATCTCAAAATTGCGCATCCGAGTTCGAGCATATGAATATAAAATTCTCGATCTTTCGGTAAAGCAGATCATCGACACTGCTCTTCGCTACGATGCGAAAGTTGTTGGCCCCGTTCCGCTTCCAACAGAAATAAATAAATACACAGTCAACCGCTCTGCGTTCGTGTACAAAAATGCACGAGAACAGTTCGAAATGCGAGTCCACAAGAGACTTATTGATATCTTGAATCCGTCAGGGAAGATCATCGAGGCTTTGACCAATATGAACCTCCCAAGTGGTGTAGATATCGACGTCAAAATCCTCTAA
- the rplV gene encoding 50S ribosomal protein L22, whose product MKAYLSDYRQSPRKVRLVADLIKGKSVVEAQSQLSFLPKKASEVFAKLLASAVANAKNTNGFKAEDLLVKEVRVDTARVLKRSMPRARGSAFQILKRNSHVSIALAERGADIAKVTAKIKKEKTAVKK is encoded by the coding sequence ATGAAAGCTTACCTATCAGATTACAGACAATCACCTCGAAAAGTTCGCCTTGTTGCGGATCTTATTAAAGGCAAGAGCGTTGTCGAGGCACAGAGCCAGCTTTCATTTCTCCCGAAGAAGGCGAGCGAAGTTTTCGCAAAGCTTCTCGCATCTGCAGTTGCAAATGCAAAAAATACAAACGGATTCAAAGCGGAAGATCTTTTGGTAAAAGAAGTTCGAGTAGATACTGCACGAGTTTTGAAGCGATCAATGCCTCGAGCTCGAGGTTCTGCTTTCCAGATTTTGAAACGAAATAGTCACGTGTCTATCGCGCTTGCTGAAAGAGGAGCTGACATCGCGAAAGTAACAGCAAAAATTAAGAAAGAAAAAACAGCAGTTAAGAAATAA
- the rplP gene encoding 50S ribosomal protein L16, with amino-acid sequence MLLPKKVKHRKWQTMRRNMKKDRVETRGTTIAFGSYGIKSLSAMRVRSNQLEAARKVMSRLVGKTGKIWIRVFPDMPYTAKAAEVGMGGGKGDPQGYCVQVYPGRIIFEIDGVDDATAREALRKAGTKLPLKTVILKR; translated from the coding sequence ATGCTTCTTCCTAAAAAAGTAAAACATCGAAAGTGGCAGACTATGCGCCGAAATATGAAGAAGGATCGCGTGGAGACACGAGGTACTACTATTGCTTTCGGTTCATACGGAATCAAATCTTTGAGCGCGATGCGAGTGCGTTCCAATCAGCTTGAAGCTGCCCGAAAGGTGATGTCACGACTTGTCGGTAAGACTGGAAAGATTTGGATTCGCGTTTTCCCTGATATGCCCTATACTGCCAAAGCTGCAGAAGTAGGTATGGGAGGCGGAAAAGGAGATCCACAGGGATACTGCGTGCAGGTATACCCAGGACGAATCATTTTTGAAATTGACGGAGTTGATGATGCAACAGCACGAGAGGCACTTCGAAAGGCGGGCACAAAGCTTCCTTTGAAGACCGTTATTTTAAAGAGATAA
- the rplD gene encoding 50S ribosomal protein L4, whose product MEATVYNQKGKETGKVKLPEAVFGVHWNSDLVHQVTTSMKTNARKPVAHTKTRGEVRGGGKKPWRQKGTGRARHGSTRSPIWVGGGVAHGPRNDQNFTRKINRSMKAKALYTILSRKLKDKEIIFVDTLNMDSGKTKDAKEIVMNLGKIAGFEKLSTKRKNAAYITLGHKDVAVERGFGNFGNVTVDELRNMNPMDLMQNAYLIITEPEKSFEFLSSKIPAKTK is encoded by the coding sequence ATGGAAGCAACCGTTTACAACCAAAAGGGAAAAGAAACAGGGAAAGTAAAACTTCCTGAAGCAGTATTCGGCGTTCACTGGAATTCTGACTTGGTTCACCAAGTGACGACTTCAATGAAGACCAACGCACGAAAGCCTGTTGCTCACACAAAGACTCGAGGAGAGGTACGAGGAGGAGGCAAGAAGCCTTGGAGACAGAAAGGTACTGGCCGAGCTCGTCACGGTTCTACTCGTTCTCCTATCTGGGTTGGCGGAGGTGTTGCTCACGGTCCTCGAAACGATCAGAATTTCACTCGAAAAATCAATCGTTCTATGAAAGCGAAAGCTCTCTACACGATCCTTTCTAGAAAATTGAAAGATAAAGAAATCATCTTTGTCGATACTTTGAATATGGATAGCGGAAAGACAAAAGATGCAAAGGAGATCGTTATGAATCTCGGCAAGATCGCAGGATTTGAAAAGCTTTCTACAAAGCGAAAGAATGCGGCTTATATCACTCTCGGACACAAGGACGTTGCGGTAGAGCGAGGTTTTGGAAACTTTGGAAATGTTACTGTGGACGAACTTCGAAATATGAATCCTATGGATCTCATGCAGAATGCATATCTCATCATCACAGAACCAGAAAAGTCATTTGAATTTCTTTCTTCAAAAATTCCCGCTAAGACTAAATAA